Proteins found in one Synergistota bacterium genomic segment:
- a CDS encoding methyl-accepting chemotaxis protein — translation GNRIVNPIRRLMDLAKRAAGGDLSFSIPRLTGDEIGELCLSFDSMISSLRSVINTLRKESLELDESSNLLSRVSEETARAISTTSERLVEISENTKKQTESLTEAAKTLVELSSIIQLAHKNAQITAEASLKAEEASLKIKETSQHVIDNMTRIKDEVLSAAEIVKRLGERSGEITQIVDVITNIADQTNLLALNAAIEAARAGEAGRGFAVVADEVRKLAEASAEAAMQIAQMIDEVKKETDLAVKSMIKSSEAVEKGAQIAGETTSAVEAIMTSVEETKKFVEKLQEITSEEVASSEAVVKIINDVSSSAERNAQAIEEVSANAEEITASTQEVASAAEELKKTSEKLMEAVSRFKIKEGETKETRIKEVEK, via the coding sequence GGAAACAGAATAGTTAATCCCATAAGAAGATTGATGGACTTAGCTAAAAGAGCAGCCGGGGGAGACCTCTCATTTTCCATTCCGAGGCTCACGGGGGACGAGATCGGTGAGCTATGCTTGAGCTTCGATTCAATGATCTCATCACTGAGAAGCGTTATAAACACGTTAAGAAAGGAAAGCTTGGAGCTTGATGAGTCCTCGAACCTCCTTTCCAGGGTGTCGGAGGAAACCGCAAGAGCGATTTCAACAACATCTGAGAGGCTGGTTGAGATATCTGAAAATACGAAGAAGCAGACTGAGAGCTTAACGGAAGCCGCTAAAACCTTAGTTGAGCTATCCTCAATAATCCAGCTTGCTCATAAAAACGCACAGATAACGGCGGAAGCCTCCCTAAAAGCCGAGGAAGCTTCCCTTAAAATAAAAGAAACCTCTCAGCATGTCATAGATAATATGACGAGAATAAAGGATGAAGTTCTCTCAGCGGCAGAGATAGTAAAGAGACTGGGGGAGAGATCGGGTGAGATAACTCAAATCGTAGATGTTATAACGAATATCGCAGATCAAACGAATCTTTTAGCCTTAAACGCGGCGATAGAAGCCGCGCGAGCCGGCGAGGCAGGGCGTGGTTTCGCAGTAGTTGCAGATGAGGTCAGAAAGCTCGCAGAAGCATCTGCCGAGGCTGCAATGCAGATAGCACAGATGATAGACGAGGTTAAGAAGGAAACCGACCTTGCAGTTAAGAGCATGATAAAGAGCAGTGAAGCGGTGGAAAAGGGAGCTCAGATAGCAGGAGAAACCACATCGGCAGTAGAAGCCATAATGACATCTGTTGAGGAAACCAAAAAGTTCGTCGAAAAGCTACAAGAGATAACCTCAGAGGAAGTAGCCTCATCCGAAGCGGTAGTGAAGATCATAAATGATGTAAGCTCAAGCGCTGAGAGAAACGCTCAAGCCATAGAGGAGGTTTCAGCTAATGCTGAGGAAATTACCGCATCCACGCAGGAAGTGGCTTCTGCAGCCGAGGAGCTTAAGAAGACATCAGAAAAGCTCATGGAAGCGGTTTCCCGCTTCAAAATAAAAGAAGGCGAAACGAAAGAAACAAGAATAAAGGAGGTTGAAAAATGA